The proteins below are encoded in one region of Aquisphaera giovannonii:
- a CDS encoding AAA family ATPase, with the protein MADAPSESMEARAEDFRSRYNQLKSEISKVIVGHDEIVHGVLTCLFIGGHALLEGVPGLGKTLLVRTLADALSLDFNRIQFTPDLMPADIIGTNVVMETPDGRRSFEFQAGPIFSQIVLADEINRATPKTQSALLEAMQEHSVTVGGTIHRLKEPFFVMATQNPIEQEGTYPLPEAQLDRFLFKLVVGYSTRDELATILDRTTRGERPRAEKVMDGETLLRFQELVREVLVAPHVQDYAIRLALATHPRGPFAAAATDQYIRWGSSPRGVQTLVLAAKVRALLDGRYNVSFEDLRRVYLPSLRHRVLLNFEAQAEGIEPDEVLLKVLESVPEKAEAKAAVA; encoded by the coding sequence ATGGCCGACGCCCCGTCCGAATCGATGGAAGCCCGCGCCGAGGACTTCCGCAGCCGCTACAACCAGTTGAAGTCGGAGATCTCCAAGGTGATCGTCGGCCACGACGAGATCGTCCACGGGGTCCTGACCTGCCTCTTCATCGGCGGCCACGCCCTGCTGGAGGGCGTGCCGGGGCTGGGGAAGACCCTGCTCGTGCGGACCCTCGCCGACGCCCTGTCGCTGGACTTCAACCGCATCCAGTTCACCCCGGACCTCATGCCAGCGGACATCATCGGCACGAACGTGGTGATGGAGACCCCCGACGGGCGCCGCTCGTTCGAGTTCCAGGCCGGGCCGATCTTCTCGCAGATCGTCCTGGCCGACGAGATCAACCGGGCGACGCCCAAGACGCAGTCGGCGCTGCTCGAGGCGATGCAGGAGCATTCGGTGACCGTCGGCGGGACGATCCACCGGCTCAAGGAGCCGTTCTTCGTCATGGCGACCCAGAACCCGATCGAGCAGGAGGGCACCTACCCGCTGCCCGAGGCCCAGCTCGACCGCTTCCTGTTCAAGCTCGTCGTCGGCTATTCGACCCGGGACGAGCTGGCGACGATCCTCGACCGGACGACCCGCGGCGAGAGGCCCAGGGCGGAGAAGGTCATGGACGGCGAGACGCTCCTCCGGTTCCAGGAGCTGGTCCGCGAGGTCCTGGTCGCGCCCCACGTCCAGGACTATGCCATCCGCCTCGCCCTGGCGACGCACCCCCGCGGCCCGTTCGCGGCGGCCGCCACGGACCAGTACATCCGCTGGGGATCGAGCCCGCGCGGCGTGCAGACCCTCGTCCTGGCCGCCAAGGTGCGCGCCCTGCTGGACGGCCGCTATAATGTCTCGTTCGAGGACCTGCGGCGCGTGTACCTCCCCTCGCTGCGGCATCGCGTCCTGCTCAACTTCGAAGCCCAGGCGGAGGGGATCGAGCCCGACGAGGTGCTGCTCAAGGTGCTGGAATCGGTCCCTGAGAAGGCCGAGGCCAAGGCCGCCGTGGCCTGA
- a CDS encoding DUF58 domain-containing protein, which yields MSTAEPMPTPRTAAPSPSAAPGRAAAKGDEPLLDPEFLHKLEQLELVSRKIIVGRMKGERKSRRRGTSVEFAEHRNYTVGDDLRHIDWNVYGRLDRLFLKLFLEEEDLHVYTLLDTSVSMNFGTPTKLRYGKQVAAALAFIGLVNQDRVILDTFASRLDQGLPGIRGRSQMWRIVDYLDRLAPSGESDLKAAAKEFAIRHAGKGIVVVISDFLDKHGYEDALRYLLARKMDIFVIHLLSREEVEPELVGDLRLVDSEDDEVTEITMSAPLLKRYKDNLNAFVGDLKEWCTRRGITYIFTTNQLPFDKLVLNYLRERGLVK from the coding sequence ATGAGCACCGCCGAGCCGATGCCGACGCCGCGGACCGCCGCCCCCAGCCCCTCCGCGGCGCCGGGCCGCGCGGCGGCGAAGGGGGACGAGCCGCTCCTGGACCCGGAGTTCCTCCACAAGCTGGAGCAGCTCGAGCTGGTCAGCCGGAAGATCATCGTCGGTCGGATGAAGGGCGAGCGGAAGAGCCGCCGCAGGGGGACGTCGGTCGAGTTCGCGGAGCACCGGAACTACACCGTGGGGGACGACCTCCGGCACATCGACTGGAACGTCTACGGCCGGCTGGACCGCCTCTTCCTCAAGCTCTTCCTCGAGGAAGAAGACCTGCACGTCTACACGCTCCTGGACACGAGCGTGTCGATGAACTTCGGCACTCCCACCAAGCTCCGCTACGGCAAGCAGGTGGCCGCGGCGCTCGCGTTCATCGGCCTGGTGAATCAGGACCGCGTCATCCTGGACACGTTCGCCAGCCGGCTGGACCAGGGGCTCCCCGGCATCCGCGGGCGCTCCCAGATGTGGCGGATCGTCGACTACCTGGACCGGCTCGCCCCCTCGGGGGAGAGCGACCTGAAGGCCGCCGCGAAGGAGTTCGCGATCCGCCACGCCGGCAAGGGCATCGTGGTCGTGATCTCCGACTTCCTGGACAAGCACGGCTACGAGGACGCCCTCCGCTACCTGCTGGCGCGGAAGATGGACATCTTCGTCATCCACCTGCTCAGCCGGGAGGAGGTCGAGCCCGAGCTCGTGGGCGACCTCCGGCTGGTGGACTCCGAGGACGACGAGGTGACCGAGATCACGATGAGCGCCCCCCTGCTGAAGCGCTACAAGGACAACCTGAACGCCTTCGTCGGCGACCTGAAGGAGTGGTGCACGCGGCGCGGCATCACGTACATCTTCACGACGAACCAGCTCCCCTTCGACAAGTTGGTGCTGAACTACCTGCGCGAGCGAGGGCTGGTGAAATGA
- a CDS encoding isochorismatase family protein, translating into MRVTERLTARHGALLVVDMQEKLLAAIPDGDAVTANAGRLARGAAMLGMPTWATEQYPKGLGPTVAPIVEQIPERHSKMTFHCCAVPWLVEQLYSRHIRHVTLAGVEAHVCVAQTALELLDMGFRVQVPADAVASRKKFDWEFCLRRLEHAGATVSTTEAVLFEWLGTADRPEFKEFSRMVKEAGPTAQ; encoded by the coding sequence ATGCGAGTCACCGAACGACTGACGGCCCGCCACGGGGCCCTGCTCGTGGTCGACATGCAGGAGAAGCTCCTGGCCGCGATCCCTGACGGGGATGCCGTGACCGCCAACGCGGGCCGGCTGGCCCGGGGCGCGGCGATGCTCGGGATGCCGACCTGGGCAACCGAGCAATACCCGAAAGGCCTCGGCCCGACCGTCGCGCCGATCGTGGAGCAGATCCCCGAGCGGCACTCGAAGATGACGTTCCACTGCTGCGCCGTGCCCTGGCTGGTGGAGCAGCTGTATTCGCGGCACATCCGCCACGTCACCCTGGCCGGAGTGGAGGCCCACGTCTGCGTCGCCCAGACGGCCCTGGAGCTCCTCGACATGGGCTTCCGCGTGCAGGTCCCGGCCGACGCCGTCGCCTCGCGGAAGAAGTTCGATTGGGAGTTCTGCCTCCGCCGCCTGGAGCACGCCGGCGCGACGGTCTCCACTACCGAGGCCGTGCTCTTCGAATGGCTGGGGACCGCCGACCGGCCGGAGTTCAAGGAGTTCAGCCGGATGGTGAAGGAGGCCGGCCCGACGGCGCAATGA
- a CDS encoding VWA domain-containing protein encodes MFWNALNRLGSLGGAWELTSPLGPARWFVLAGVPVGIIALYFLKLRRRPVVVPSTLLWRRSLEDLHVNSLFQRLRRNLLLFLQLLAVAMAMLALVGLRTSGTGGQSQRYVLMIDNSASMSATDTPPSRLEAAKGKARDVVNAMGGDDLAMVISFAETAKVVSLYTGDKRALLRRIDAIEPTQSTTSLREALQVAAGLANPSKQIGEGVVATMAPATPKLFVYTDGGFGDVEGFSLGNLEPELVIIGPPPPPYVPAAEAAATPGDKPKAGNPSDNVAILALQARSGEERPELFQLFGRVHNYRGEDVETEARLIRHAADKPGGEGDLVDAVALKVPAGGDQSFTFDIVDPTLAEFEVNLAAKDALDVDNRAFAIVGNTRKAQVLAVTDGNRYLLDAFNTPTTASMADIRVASPEEARGEALAREVRGGRYDLVIYDGFRPEAPPEANTLYFGALPPGPAYEKTKAVSQPVILDWNIGHPLMQYVRDLGLVFVAKANLVEPPPGATTLIESNQGPLAFAAPREGYTDTVVLFPLLDAGKPNTTWFRYISFPLFLLNGVQGLGNTRDAAAEQDRTPGRPVALRAEASGKTIEVTSAEGRSTETLSRSPQGTYVYNQATRTGIYHARWQPDGLLPFTVNLFDPRESDLATRGLVPDGTPEGQAERYRIKIGYNAVETTRQAEPRKQDWWRTFALLMLGVLLVEWYIYNRRVYI; translated from the coding sequence ATGTTCTGGAACGCCCTCAATCGCCTCGGCTCCCTCGGCGGGGCTTGGGAGCTCACCTCGCCGCTCGGCCCGGCGCGGTGGTTCGTCCTGGCCGGCGTGCCCGTCGGCATCATCGCCCTCTACTTCCTGAAGCTGCGGCGTCGCCCGGTCGTCGTCCCGAGCACCCTGCTCTGGCGGCGGAGCCTGGAGGACCTGCACGTCAACAGCCTCTTCCAGCGTCTGAGGCGGAACCTCCTGCTCTTCCTCCAGCTCCTGGCCGTGGCGATGGCGATGCTCGCGCTCGTCGGCCTCCGGACGTCTGGCACCGGGGGCCAGAGCCAGCGGTACGTGCTTATGATCGACAACTCCGCGAGCATGTCCGCGACGGACACGCCCCCCAGCCGGCTCGAGGCGGCCAAGGGCAAGGCCCGGGACGTCGTGAACGCGATGGGCGGCGACGACCTGGCCATGGTCATCTCGTTCGCGGAGACGGCCAAGGTGGTGTCCCTCTACACCGGCGACAAGCGGGCCCTGCTCCGTCGGATCGATGCCATCGAGCCGACCCAGTCCACGACCTCCCTCCGCGAGGCGCTCCAGGTCGCCGCGGGGCTGGCCAACCCGTCGAAGCAGATCGGCGAGGGCGTCGTCGCCACCATGGCGCCGGCGACCCCCAAGCTGTTCGTCTACACCGACGGCGGCTTCGGGGACGTGGAGGGCTTCAGCCTCGGGAACCTCGAGCCGGAGCTCGTCATCATCGGCCCCCCGCCCCCCCCCTATGTGCCGGCGGCCGAGGCGGCCGCCACGCCCGGCGACAAGCCGAAGGCCGGCAATCCCTCCGACAACGTGGCGATCCTGGCCCTCCAGGCGAGGAGCGGCGAGGAGCGGCCGGAGCTCTTCCAGCTCTTCGGCCGCGTGCACAACTACCGCGGCGAGGACGTCGAGACGGAGGCCCGCCTGATTCGCCACGCCGCCGACAAGCCCGGGGGCGAGGGGGACCTCGTGGACGCCGTGGCGCTCAAGGTCCCCGCCGGCGGCGACCAGTCGTTCACGTTCGACATCGTCGACCCGACGCTCGCCGAGTTCGAGGTGAACCTCGCCGCGAAGGACGCGCTCGACGTGGACAACAGGGCCTTCGCGATCGTCGGCAACACCCGCAAGGCGCAGGTGCTGGCCGTCACGGACGGCAATCGCTACCTGCTGGATGCGTTCAACACGCCGACGACCGCCTCCATGGCCGACATCCGGGTCGCCTCCCCGGAGGAGGCCCGCGGCGAGGCCCTGGCCCGCGAGGTCCGCGGGGGCCGGTATGACCTGGTGATCTACGACGGCTTCCGGCCCGAGGCCCCCCCCGAGGCGAACACGCTCTATTTCGGGGCCCTGCCCCCCGGCCCTGCCTACGAGAAGACGAAGGCCGTCTCGCAGCCCGTCATCCTCGACTGGAACATCGGGCACCCGCTGATGCAATACGTCCGGGACCTGGGCCTCGTCTTCGTCGCCAAGGCCAACCTGGTCGAGCCGCCGCCCGGGGCGACGACCCTGATCGAGAGCAACCAGGGACCGCTGGCCTTCGCGGCGCCCCGCGAGGGATACACCGACACCGTGGTCCTCTTCCCCCTCCTCGACGCCGGCAAGCCGAACACGACCTGGTTCCGCTACATCAGCTTCCCCCTGTTCCTCCTGAACGGCGTCCAGGGCCTGGGCAACACGCGCGACGCGGCCGCCGAGCAGGACCGGACGCCGGGGCGTCCCGTCGCCCTGCGGGCCGAGGCGTCGGGCAAGACGATCGAAGTGACGTCGGCCGAGGGACGCTCCACGGAGACGCTCTCCCGGTCCCCGCAGGGGACCTACGTCTACAACCAGGCCACCAGGACCGGCATCTACCACGCCCGATGGCAGCCCGACGGCCTGCTCCCGTTCACCGTGAACCTCTTCGACCCACGCGAGAGCGACCTCGCGACGCGCGGCCTCGTGCCGGACGGCACGCCCGAAGGCCAGGCCGAGCGCTATCGCATCAAGATCGGCTACAACGCCGTGGAGACGACCCGCCAGGCGGAGCCGCGCAAGCAGGACTGGTGGCGGACCTTCGCCCTGCTCATGCTGGGTGTCCTCCTGGTCGAGTGGTACATCTACAACCGGCGCGTTTACATCTGA
- a CDS encoding response regulator: protein MADKPRLLVIDRDASPDDATVAALGDAFEVVTTQSISKALSLLRGSAFAGVYVDASHLSAVRWVGMILQAEEILDAISDGVAVVGPDLQITWANPEFLLLTEPGAEVIGVPFMQAIPEADVQGNEGSPFAAAVSTRQSATGVVKMRGGRYLRITVTPVFDASGTLSHLIALTREITDETQQQLKVDAIARAGDELADLTPEELAEMRADERTDLLKYNITRHMKDLMGLDYLEIRLLDKKTGELHPLLSEGMSPTAANRELLARKEGHGVTGMVAATGQSYVCPDTTKDPIYIEGAADARSSLTVPLIYHGTVIGTLNVESPQPNNFDDRDRQFLEIYARNIAGALNTLELLQAEKQSAATASVQAISLEVALPLDDIITDATTVLDRYAGHDDDIVARLRHLLYRAREIRGLIYKVGSTIAPPVARKATGAAARLEGRRILVVDADEGIRRSAHHLLGEEGADVETARDGREAIAMTKLASYAVILADIRLPDMDGYEIYHRLREIHPETPVILMTGFGYDPTHSIVKARQEGLQTILYKPFRANRLMDAVEQALRPGPQQG, encoded by the coding sequence GTGGCCGACAAGCCTCGACTCCTGGTCATCGATCGGGACGCATCCCCGGACGACGCGACCGTCGCGGCGCTCGGCGACGCGTTCGAGGTGGTCACCACGCAGTCCATCTCGAAGGCCCTCTCGCTCCTCCGCGGCTCGGCCTTCGCCGGCGTCTACGTGGACGCGTCGCACCTCTCGGCGGTCCGCTGGGTCGGCATGATCCTCCAGGCCGAGGAGATCCTGGACGCGATCTCCGACGGCGTCGCCGTGGTGGGCCCGGACCTCCAGATCACCTGGGCCAATCCCGAGTTCCTCCTCCTCACCGAGCCCGGCGCGGAGGTCATCGGGGTGCCGTTCATGCAGGCGATCCCGGAGGCCGATGTCCAGGGCAACGAGGGCTCCCCGTTCGCCGCCGCCGTGTCCACGCGACAATCCGCGACGGGGGTCGTGAAGATGCGCGGGGGGCGCTATCTCCGGATCACGGTCACCCCGGTCTTCGATGCCTCCGGGACGCTCTCCCACCTCATCGCCCTGACCCGCGAGATCACGGACGAGACCCAGCAGCAGCTCAAGGTCGACGCCATCGCCAGGGCGGGCGACGAGCTGGCGGACCTGACGCCGGAGGAGCTCGCCGAGATGCGGGCCGACGAGCGGACGGACCTGCTCAAGTACAACATCACGCGGCACATGAAGGACCTGATGGGGCTGGATTACCTGGAGATCCGCCTCCTCGACAAGAAGACCGGCGAGCTCCATCCCCTGCTCAGCGAGGGGATGTCGCCCACGGCCGCCAACCGGGAGCTGCTCGCCCGCAAGGAGGGCCACGGCGTCACCGGCATGGTCGCCGCGACCGGCCAGAGCTACGTCTGCCCGGATACCACCAAGGATCCCATCTACATCGAGGGGGCGGCCGACGCGAGGAGCTCGCTCACCGTCCCGCTCATCTACCACGGCACCGTGATCGGCACCCTCAACGTGGAAAGCCCCCAGCCGAACAACTTCGACGATCGCGACCGCCAGTTCCTGGAGATCTACGCCCGGAACATCGCCGGCGCCCTGAACACCCTGGAGCTGCTCCAGGCCGAGAAGCAGAGCGCCGCGACCGCCTCGGTCCAGGCGATCAGCCTCGAGGTGGCGCTGCCGCTGGACGACATCATCACCGACGCGACGACCGTCCTCGACCGCTACGCCGGCCACGACGACGACATCGTCGCGAGGCTCCGGCACCTCCTCTACCGGGCGAGGGAGATCCGCGGGCTGATCTACAAGGTCGGATCGACCATCGCGCCGCCCGTCGCCCGGAAGGCGACGGGCGCGGCGGCCCGCCTCGAAGGGCGGCGGATCCTCGTGGTCGATGCGGACGAGGGGATCCGGCGCTCGGCCCACCACCTGCTCGGCGAGGAGGGGGCCGACGTGGAGACCGCCCGCGACGGACGCGAGGCGATCGCCATGACCAAGCTCGCCTCCTACGCGGTCATCCTCGCGGACATCCGCCTCCCGGACATGGACGGATACGAGATCTATCACCGGCTCCGCGAGATCCACCCGGAGACGCCCGTCATCCTGATGACCGGCTTCGGCTACGACCCGACGCACTCCATCGTCAAGGCCCGCCAGGAAGGGCTCCAGACGATCCTCTACAAGCCGTTCCGCGCCAACCGCCTGATGGACGCCGTCGAGCAGGCCCTCCGGCCCGGCCCCCAGCAGGGCTGA
- a CDS encoding RNA polymerase sigma factor, whose protein sequence is MASAERSELLTQIERLYQGGTSAYESDGQLLDRYLSRGDESAFESIVERHGPLVLSLCRRFLRDRGEVEDAFQATFLVLARKASSIRNRPALSSWLYGVAYKVATRARGEALRRREREATGLDFDPEAPAPASAGPDEIAPAIDQELSRLPEKFRAPIVLCYLKEQTHDQAAAELRWPVGTVRSRLARGRALLRDRLARRGCSPVAGLIGAPAVRSVGRFLAPVPAPLVTSTVAEVARFLAGPAGAAARPLTLAAALTSASTTSGSATTLAQGVLTTMAFTPLKMVATGLTAGVLIGGLGTGAYTLRPAAAGQEKAPAAPAAPPPVQEKGARAHPDAPPVSPELPPPRPDALAPRSDPRFVVNDPGVDARLNALERKIDLLLERLGDAMSRPTPTTPSVDVPVPLSTAPALDRRVPDAPASDSLSPLVADEMPIRRGPLRKEIRSAPELAPDVEESRLPAPRPSQAPTPAGTDSPALRVIDPSPSRHDSALPIGDSRSPFQMEGGPDGDGAVALAGTRRPLDPGRGVAPTSMREIEAAIGIALTELARSSQLYRQGALSQKEFRAPAEQVQLLIGRLRGIQDELAEEAERQTIEIQKAEAELQVATAEQKAADGAATRFRRLKERGEISSGEHDKAESELSATTARVAVRQAGLSAVMLRARQVKARRDAAHEIIETAQKQLAQLVAPDGPAMPMSPASPPPSPR, encoded by the coding sequence ATGGCGAGCGCGGAACGGTCGGAACTCCTCACCCAGATCGAACGCCTCTACCAGGGCGGGACGTCGGCCTACGAGAGCGACGGCCAGTTGCTGGACCGTTACCTGAGCCGCGGGGACGAGTCGGCCTTCGAGTCGATCGTGGAGCGGCACGGGCCGCTCGTGCTGTCGCTCTGCCGGCGATTCCTTCGCGACCGCGGCGAGGTCGAGGACGCGTTCCAGGCCACGTTCCTCGTCCTGGCTCGGAAGGCCTCGTCGATCCGCAATCGCCCGGCGCTCTCCAGCTGGCTCTACGGCGTGGCCTACAAGGTCGCGACGCGGGCCCGGGGCGAGGCCCTCCGCCGCCGCGAGCGGGAGGCGACCGGCCTGGACTTCGATCCGGAGGCGCCCGCCCCGGCGTCGGCGGGGCCGGACGAGATTGCCCCGGCGATCGACCAGGAGCTGAGCCGCCTGCCGGAGAAGTTCCGCGCCCCGATCGTCCTCTGCTACCTCAAGGAGCAGACGCACGACCAGGCCGCCGCCGAGCTGCGGTGGCCCGTGGGGACCGTCCGCAGCCGGCTCGCCCGCGGCCGTGCGCTGCTCCGGGACCGACTGGCCCGCCGAGGGTGCTCGCCGGTGGCCGGCCTGATCGGCGCCCCGGCCGTCCGCTCGGTCGGGCGTTTCCTGGCGCCGGTGCCGGCGCCGCTGGTGACCTCCACGGTCGCGGAGGTCGCGCGGTTCCTCGCCGGCCCGGCCGGCGCCGCGGCCCGGCCCCTGACCCTCGCTGCCGCCTTGACTTCGGCCTCAACCACATCCGGGTCGGCCACGACCCTGGCCCAGGGAGTGCTCACGACGATGGCGTTCACACCGCTCAAGATGGTCGCCACCGGGCTGACGGCCGGCGTCCTCATCGGAGGCCTCGGCACGGGGGCCTACACCCTCCGCCCCGCGGCGGCGGGCCAGGAGAAGGCCCCGGCCGCTCCGGCCGCTCCGCCGCCGGTCCAGGAGAAGGGGGCCCGGGCTCACCCCGACGCGCCGCCGGTGTCGCCGGAACTTCCGCCGCCGCGGCCCGACGCCCTCGCGCCGCGGAGCGACCCGCGTTTCGTCGTGAACGACCCGGGCGTTGACGCCAGGTTGAACGCGCTGGAACGCAAGATCGACCTGCTGCTGGAACGGCTCGGCGACGCCATGAGCCGGCCCACCCCGACGACACCGAGTGTTGATGTACCGGTCCCGCTCTCCACGGCACCGGCGTTGGATCGTCGCGTACCGGATGCGCCCGCCTCCGACTCCCTTTCGCCCCTGGTGGCGGACGAAATGCCGATCCGAAGAGGGCCTTTGAGGAAGGAAATTCGATCCGCCCCGGAACTCGCACCGGACGTCGAAGAATCCCGGTTGCCCGCGCCTCGCCCCAGCCAGGCGCCAACACCGGCCGGAACGGACTCGCCCGCATTGCGGGTCATAGACCCTTCCCCGAGCCGTCACGACTCCGCCTTGCCCATCGGAGATTCGAGGTCCCCATTCCAGATGGAGGGGGGACCCGATGGAGACGGGGCGGTTGCCCTGGCGGGGACGCGCAGACCGCTCGATCCGGGCCGCGGGGTCGCCCCGACGTCGATGCGTGAGATCGAGGCGGCGATCGGGATCGCGTTGACCGAGCTCGCTCGGAGCAGCCAGTTATACCGCCAGGGGGCGCTCTCGCAGAAGGAGTTCCGTGCCCCGGCGGAGCAGGTCCAGCTCCTCATCGGGCGCCTGCGGGGCATCCAGGATGAGCTCGCCGAGGAGGCCGAACGGCAGACGATCGAGATCCAGAAGGCCGAGGCCGAGCTGCAAGTCGCCACGGCGGAGCAGAAGGCCGCCGACGGCGCCGCAACCAGATTTCGTCGGCTGAAAGAGCGTGGTGAGATCAGCTCCGGGGAGCACGACAAGGCCGAATCGGAGCTCTCTGCGACGACGGCCCGCGTCGCCGTTCGGCAGGCCGGTCTCTCCGCGGTTATGTTGCGGGCCAGGCAGGTCAAGGCCCGACGCGACGCGGCCCACGAGATCATCGAGACGGCCCAGAAGCAATTGGCGCAGCTCGTCGCCCCCGACGGCCCGGCCATGCCGATGTCGCCGGCGAGTCCCCCTCCATCGCCGCGGTGA